The Luteimonas sp. YGD11-2 genome has a window encoding:
- a CDS encoding DUF6602 domain-containing protein, with protein sequence MTHPIDDTAWLRDAFVGVQDDLALKIRRASQSISHSGTQGSVNEDNWIEVFRAYLPDRYKVETGFVIDSAGGSSEQIDIIIFDRHFTPTLLDQQRHRYVPAEAVYAVFESKPHFDKSYFGYAGQKAASVRKLLRTSVPIAHAGGVFPSKPPFPIVAGLVAPRSSWADGLGPTFEKNLPDTVDEHLDCGCALEDGAFDTFNGSLSVYPSDGALILFLFRLLSKLQSLGSVPAIDWAAYAAVLSNGRYKGENDIDG encoded by the coding sequence ATGACCCACCCAATCGACGATACCGCCTGGCTTCGTGATGCGTTCGTTGGAGTACAGGACGACCTCGCACTGAAGATTCGCCGTGCCTCTCAATCGATCAGTCATTCGGGCACCCAGGGTAGCGTCAATGAAGACAACTGGATCGAGGTCTTCCGCGCATACTTGCCCGACCGCTATAAGGTCGAGACCGGCTTTGTTATTGACAGCGCCGGGGGAAGCAGTGAACAGATCGATATCATAATCTTCGATCGGCATTTCACTCCGACGTTGCTCGATCAGCAGCGGCATCGCTATGTCCCGGCGGAGGCGGTGTACGCGGTATTCGAATCCAAGCCGCACTTCGACAAAAGCTACTTCGGGTACGCAGGGCAGAAGGCCGCTTCGGTGCGCAAGTTGCTGCGTACGTCAGTCCCCATCGCCCATGCTGGGGGCGTGTTCCCCTCCAAGCCCCCGTTCCCCATCGTGGCCGGGCTAGTGGCACCGCGCTCGAGCTGGGCTGATGGACTGGGCCCTACGTTCGAGAAGAACCTGCCGGACACCGTGGACGAACACCTGGATTGCGGGTGTGCGCTCGAAGACGGCGCCTTTGACACATTCAATGGCAGCCTGAGCGTGTATCCAAGCGATGGCGCGTTGATTCTCTTCCTATTTCGCTTGCTGTCGAAACTACAGTCCTTGGGCAGCGTTCCGGCTATCGACTGGGCCGCGTATGCGGCCGTCTTAAGCAACGGACGCTACAAGGGAGAAAATGACATCGATGGTTAG
- a CDS encoding CBASS oligonucleotide cyclase gives MISLDDAFRKFRSRLELNENEKKNAIARHTEVREHINSKFKVDRDFLTGSYARYTKTKPLKDVDIFFELADSERGYRDKAPSEVIDAFYTALVEKYGHEKVSKQSRSLNVDFGVDVDSDDNTHYRILSVDVIPAFRAGDDYEIPDTASGAWIKTNPEKHATKATAANKAYSGEWKGIVRMLKYWNNNPKHGEKPVKPSFLLEVMALDCLHGGWGGRFDYEFQGLFATLATRIHDTWPDPAGLGPPVSDSMDAARKARAKTLLEAAAREVTLAINLARQGKNGQALDAWRTLFGPKFPKS, from the coding sequence ATGATCAGCTTGGATGACGCCTTTCGGAAATTCCGGTCGCGACTGGAGCTGAACGAGAACGAGAAAAAGAATGCCATCGCCAGGCACACGGAGGTGCGTGAACACATCAACAGCAAGTTCAAGGTCGATCGTGACTTTTTGACCGGATCTTACGCGCGCTACACCAAGACCAAGCCGCTCAAGGACGTCGACATCTTCTTCGAGCTGGCCGACAGCGAGCGCGGCTATCGCGACAAGGCACCGTCTGAGGTGATCGATGCCTTCTACACTGCGCTTGTGGAAAAGTACGGGCATGAGAAGGTCAGCAAACAGTCACGCTCGCTCAACGTAGATTTCGGCGTTGACGTGGATTCGGACGACAACACCCACTATCGCATTCTGAGCGTGGACGTGATTCCGGCCTTCCGCGCCGGCGATGACTACGAGATCCCCGACACTGCGTCGGGAGCGTGGATCAAGACCAACCCGGAGAAACATGCGACAAAAGCAACCGCTGCCAACAAGGCGTACTCGGGCGAGTGGAAGGGCATTGTGCGAATGCTCAAGTACTGGAACAACAACCCCAAGCACGGCGAGAAGCCCGTGAAGCCATCGTTCCTCCTCGAGGTCATGGCGCTGGACTGCCTGCACGGTGGCTGGGGTGGCAGATTCGACTACGAGTTCCAAGGCCTTTTCGCTACGTTGGCTACGCGCATTCACGACACGTGGCCCGACCCGGCCGGGCTGGGTCCGCCAGTGAGCGACAGCATGGATGCGGCCCGCAAGGCACGCGCCAAGACCCTGCTCGAGGCTGCTGCTCGGGAGGTCACACTAGCGATAAACCTGGCTCGCCAAGGCAAGAACGGCCAAGCACTCGATGCTTGGCGCACGCTCTTCGGCCCCAAGTTCCCTAAGTCGTAA
- a CDS encoding HORMA domain containing protein: MTTVSVYSYTHSVRYVADNILKSLKDILLFSGLDPQKFVQNKESNLRALTAWMESQHLRSVKLQIIDPKTDTMVFRWDLEISYGWTGGDGSFWTDTTQLRYAITKAGLVPSQCRYSLLLIVAPGAPDVVGWGDATGYSTAGMVPQSLGTTVEHQGLGANTTYWRKTG, encoded by the coding sequence ATGACCACCGTCAGCGTCTACTCGTACACGCACTCCGTCCGCTACGTGGCCGACAACATCCTTAAGAGCCTCAAGGACATCCTGCTCTTCAGTGGACTGGATCCGCAGAAGTTCGTGCAGAACAAGGAAAGCAACCTGCGCGCCCTCACCGCCTGGATGGAGTCGCAGCACCTGCGCTCGGTGAAGCTGCAGATCATCGACCCGAAAACGGACACGATGGTGTTCCGCTGGGACCTGGAAATCAGCTACGGCTGGACCGGCGGTGATGGATCGTTCTGGACCGACACGACTCAGCTTCGCTACGCGATCACAAAGGCGGGGCTGGTGCCGAGCCAGTGCCGCTACTCGCTCTTGCTCATCGTCGCGCCTGGCGCGCCGGACGTGGTCGGCTGGGGCGATGCTACTGGCTATTCGACGGCCGGGATGGTGCCGCAGAGCCTAGGGACCACCGTCGAGCACCAGGGCCTGGGTGCCAATACCACCTACTGGAGAAAGACAGGATGA
- a CDS encoding AAA family ATPase, with protein sequence MTHLAAVPQDAAKGIHVDRPLPDPELGALWDSIVLEESLKQQLLGQAVLNFTVRRKVARTVLPLHGVILLVGPPGTGKTSLARGLAHRIAESFKGQPFRLLEVEPHSLTSAMLGKSQRAVTDLFAKSIAEAALRGPTIVLLDEVETLAADRSKMSMDANPIDAHRATDAVLIQLDALAQQHPDLLFVATSNFPKAVDSAFTSRCDLVLEVPLPDPTACRQILIECLQGLAATYPEVAALARSASIGDCADAAVGLDGRAIRKTVAAALSSSLDIALDPNKLTVPVLRAALDRARRVRVDGGLQR encoded by the coding sequence ATGACCCACCTCGCCGCCGTACCGCAGGATGCCGCCAAGGGCATCCACGTCGATCGCCCCCTACCCGATCCGGAACTAGGGGCGCTCTGGGACTCGATCGTTCTGGAGGAGTCGCTCAAGCAGCAGTTGCTCGGGCAGGCCGTCCTGAATTTCACCGTGCGCCGCAAGGTGGCCCGAACCGTGCTTCCGCTCCACGGAGTGATCTTGTTGGTTGGCCCCCCGGGGACGGGCAAGACCTCCCTAGCACGCGGTCTGGCGCACCGGATCGCTGAGTCCTTCAAGGGTCAGCCCTTCCGGCTCCTCGAAGTCGAGCCACACTCGCTCACCAGCGCCATGCTGGGCAAGAGTCAACGCGCCGTCACGGACCTCTTCGCCAAGAGTATCGCCGAGGCGGCGCTGCGGGGTCCCACGATCGTCCTGCTGGACGAAGTCGAGACGCTGGCCGCCGACCGCTCAAAGATGAGCATGGATGCCAATCCGATCGATGCTCACCGCGCCACCGACGCCGTGCTGATCCAGTTGGACGCCCTCGCGCAGCAGCACCCGGACCTTCTGTTCGTGGCAACCAGCAATTTCCCGAAGGCGGTCGACAGCGCCTTCACCTCGCGCTGCGACCTGGTACTGGAGGTGCCGCTCCCCGATCCCACGGCCTGCCGGCAGATCCTCATCGAGTGCCTGCAGGGGCTGGCGGCAACCTACCCTGAGGTAGCAGCGCTCGCGAGATCCGCGAGCATCGGCGATTGCGCCGATGCGGCGGTGGGGTTGGACGGGCGCGCCATCCGCAAGACGGTGGCGGCGGCGCTGAGTAGTTCGCTGGACATCGCGCTTGATCCCAACAAGCTCACTGTTCCGGTGCTGCGCGCCGCGCTTGACCGGGCCCGCCGGGTGCGCGTCGACGGGGGCCTGCAGCGATGA
- a CDS encoding ImmA/IrrE family metallo-endopeptidase — protein MTTPDALLRSLGVDSPDDIDLETIAWSCGLAVRYTSLNGCDARIVGMGDRGVLTVNSKQGLARQRFSIAHELGHWQLHRGRLTLCRAEEIEGSASEARGLEVDADRFAAALLMPRFLFEPAAAALDRKPPWTMVESLSSLFQTSLLATALRVIALDLWPGWLVCHTRTGRPFAFKAPTAEDVGRPMIAVDYRSGAFDILHAGASVVRSRQLPGDAWFSGAQRRIATEHSRAYSPDRALTFVRLD, from the coding sequence TTGACTACTCCGGATGCCCTGCTTCGATCGCTTGGGGTTGATTCGCCGGATGACATTGACCTGGAGACGATCGCTTGGAGCTGCGGATTGGCTGTTCGATATACATCGCTGAATGGCTGCGATGCTCGTATCGTCGGTATGGGGGATCGGGGCGTTCTCACGGTCAACTCGAAGCAAGGGCTTGCGCGGCAGCGGTTCTCGATTGCCCATGAGTTGGGTCATTGGCAGCTTCACCGCGGCCGCCTGACGCTTTGTCGAGCCGAAGAAATCGAAGGCTCAGCATCCGAAGCCCGGGGTCTTGAAGTAGATGCCGATCGCTTTGCCGCCGCCCTGCTCATGCCCCGCTTCTTGTTCGAGCCCGCGGCCGCGGCGCTCGACCGTAAACCCCCATGGACGATGGTTGAGTCTCTTTCGAGCCTGTTCCAGACCAGCCTGCTGGCCACAGCATTGCGCGTAATCGCGTTGGACCTTTGGCCGGGATGGCTCGTATGCCATACGCGCACCGGCCGGCCCTTCGCTTTCAAGGCGCCCACTGCGGAGGACGTCGGACGACCGATGATCGCTGTGGATTATCGTTCCGGTGCCTTCGACATTCTGCACGCTGGCGCTTCGGTCGTGCGCTCGCGACAACTGCCGGGGGACGCCTGGTTCTCCGGCGCTCAGCGCCGTATCGCCACCGAACATAGCCGGGCATATTCGCCGGACCGCGCGCTTACATTCGTGCGTCTCGATTAG
- the arsJ gene encoding organoarsenical effux MFS transporter ArsJ, translated as MLARLSPDVRQYLLITGNYWAFTLTDGALRMLVVLHFHQLGYSPLQVAMLFLFYEIFGVITNLVGGWLGAHVGLNRTMNIGLALQVVALSMLLVPTAWLLVPWVMAAQALSGIAKDLNKMSAKSSIKLLVPNDQQGALYRWVAALTGSKNALKGVGFFLGGALLTAVGFAPAIAIMAAGLAVVWLLSMVLLKRDLGKAKAKPKFRDIFSKSRAINQLSAARMFLFGARDVWFVVALPVFLATSLGWDHWQVGGFLAAWVIGYGVVQSLAPYVTGRRSGKVPDGRSALGWASVLALVPAAMAMLLLQGHSPQLVLIAGLTVFGVLFAINSSLHSYLIVSYAAEDGVSLDVGFYYMANAMGRLLGTVLSGWVFQRFGLAACLMVSAGLVAIAALASVTLPRHDREDVVPPRDMV; from the coding sequence ATGCTCGCGCGCCTCTCCCCGGACGTGCGCCAGTACCTGCTGATCACCGGCAACTACTGGGCGTTCACCCTGACCGACGGCGCCTTGCGCATGCTGGTGGTGCTGCATTTCCACCAGCTTGGCTACAGTCCGCTGCAGGTGGCGATGCTGTTCCTGTTCTACGAGATCTTCGGGGTGATCACCAATCTCGTTGGCGGCTGGCTCGGTGCGCACGTGGGGCTCAACCGCACCATGAACATCGGCCTGGCCCTGCAGGTGGTGGCCTTGTCGATGCTGCTGGTGCCGACCGCATGGCTGCTGGTGCCGTGGGTAATGGCCGCGCAGGCCCTATCGGGCATCGCCAAGGACCTCAACAAGATGAGCGCCAAGAGCAGCATCAAGCTGCTGGTGCCCAACGATCAACAAGGGGCACTGTACCGCTGGGTCGCTGCGCTGACCGGCTCGAAGAACGCGCTCAAGGGCGTGGGCTTCTTCCTGGGCGGTGCGCTGCTTACCGCCGTCGGCTTCGCGCCGGCGATCGCGATCATGGCGGCCGGCTTGGCAGTTGTGTGGCTGCTCAGCATGGTGCTGCTGAAGCGTGACCTGGGGAAAGCGAAAGCCAAGCCGAAGTTCCGAGACATCTTTTCCAAGAGCCGCGCGATCAACCAGCTGTCGGCCGCCCGCATGTTCCTGTTCGGCGCCCGCGACGTCTGGTTCGTGGTGGCCCTGCCGGTATTCCTGGCCACCTCGCTGGGATGGGACCACTGGCAGGTCGGCGGCTTTCTCGCGGCTTGGGTGATCGGTTATGGCGTGGTGCAATCGCTCGCGCCGTACGTCACCGGCCGCCGAAGCGGCAAGGTGCCCGATGGCCGTTCCGCGTTGGGTTGGGCGAGCGTACTCGCGCTGGTGCCTGCGGCGATGGCGATGCTGTTGCTGCAGGGCCATTCGCCGCAGCTGGTTCTGATCGCGGGACTGACCGTGTTCGGTGTGCTGTTCGCGATCAACTCCTCGCTGCACAGCTACCTGATCGTCAGCTATGCGGCCGAGGACGGCGTCTCGCTCGATGTCGGCTTCTACTACATGGCCAACGCGATGGGCCGGTTGCTGGGCACGGTGCTGTCTGGCTGGGTGTTCCAGCGCTTTGGATTGGCCGCCTGTTTGATGGTGTCGGCGGGGCTGGTCGCGATCGCAGCCTTGGCCTCGGTCACATTGCCGCGGCACGACCGTGAGGATGTAGTCCCACCACGCGACATGGTCTAG
- a CDS encoding ArsJ-associated glyceraldehyde-3-phosphate dehydrogenase, translating into MTIRVGINGFGRMGRLTLRAAWKEPDIEFVQINDPAGEPATLAHLLTFDSVHGRWDRTIVADGDALVIEGRRIPLTHNKELAATDWSGCDVVIEASGKFRKPDVLQPYLDQGVKRVVVTAPIKSAGTLDIVMGVNQDRFDPTKHRIVSAASCTTNCLAPVVKVIHEGLGIRHGSLTTIHSLTNTQTIIDAPHKDLRRARSAGASLIPTSTGSATAIAEIFPELKGRLDGHAVRVPLTNASLTDCVFEVERPTTVEEVNAMLKAAADGELSGILGYETRPLVSIDYQTDPRSSIIDALSTLVVNGTQVKIYAWYDNEWGYVNRTAELVRLVGSADR; encoded by the coding sequence ATGACCATTCGCGTTGGCATCAACGGCTTTGGCCGCATGGGCCGTCTCACCCTGCGCGCCGCGTGGAAGGAGCCGGATATCGAGTTCGTCCAGATCAATGACCCGGCAGGCGAGCCGGCCACCCTCGCGCACCTGCTGACGTTTGACTCGGTGCACGGCCGCTGGGACCGAACGATTGTAGCCGACGGCGATGCGCTCGTGATCGAGGGCCGACGCATTCCGTTGACGCACAACAAGGAACTGGCCGCCACCGACTGGTCCGGCTGCGACGTGGTGATCGAAGCCTCGGGCAAGTTCCGCAAGCCGGACGTGCTGCAGCCGTATCTGGATCAGGGCGTGAAGCGCGTGGTGGTGACCGCGCCGATCAAGTCCGCCGGCACGCTCGACATCGTCATGGGCGTCAACCAGGACCGGTTCGATCCGACCAAGCACCGCATCGTCTCAGCGGCGTCGTGCACGACCAATTGCCTGGCACCGGTGGTCAAGGTGATTCATGAGGGGCTTGGGATCCGCCACGGCAGCCTGACCACGATCCACAGCCTGACCAACACCCAGACGATCATCGACGCACCGCATAAAGACCTGCGCCGGGCGCGCTCGGCCGGGGCAAGCTTGATCCCAACCTCCACCGGCTCGGCCACTGCGATCGCGGAGATCTTTCCCGAGCTGAAGGGACGGCTCGACGGCCACGCCGTGCGCGTGCCGCTCACCAATGCCTCGCTGACCGACTGCGTGTTCGAGGTCGAGCGTCCGACCACCGTCGAGGAAGTGAACGCGATGCTGAAAGCGGCCGCAGACGGCGAGCTGTCCGGAATCCTCGGCTATGAGACGCGTCCACTGGTGTCGATCGACTACCAGACCGATCCGCGCTCCAGCATCATCGACGCGCTGTCCACGCTCGTTGTCAACGGCACCCAGGTCAAGATCTACGCCTGGTACGACAACGAATGGGGCTACGTGAACCGTACCGCCGAACTGGTGCGGCTGGTCGGCAGCGCGGATCGGTGA
- a CDS encoding arsenate reductase ArsC — protein sequence MKDRYNVLFVCTRNSARSLMAETLANRLGGERIRAFSAGNHPDGRVHPGAVRALTAAGLATSELRGKSWDEFTVSDAPVMDLIITVCDRAAGETCPNWPGHPVTAHWSIPDPAAVEGTPEQSQKAFSMALQMLQHRIALLLSLRPEAWDRLSIESHPGKEVSP from the coding sequence ATGAAAGACCGTTACAACGTGTTGTTCGTGTGCACCCGAAACTCCGCCCGCAGCCTCATGGCCGAGACACTGGCCAACCGCTTGGGCGGCGAGCGAATCCGTGCCTTTAGCGCGGGAAACCACCCCGACGGACGTGTGCATCCCGGTGCTGTTCGAGCTCTGACTGCTGCAGGCTTGGCGACATCCGAACTGCGCGGCAAGAGCTGGGACGAATTCACCGTGTCGGACGCGCCGGTGATGGATCTGATCATCACCGTCTGCGACCGCGCCGCGGGCGAGACCTGTCCCAACTGGCCCGGTCATCCGGTCACCGCCCACTGGAGCATTCCGGATCCCGCCGCCGTTGAGGGAACTCCTGAGCAGAGCCAGAAAGCCTTCAGCATGGCGCTTCAGATGCTGCAACACCGGATTGCGCTGTTGCTCTCATTGCGCCCCGAGGCATGGGATCGTCTTTCCATCGAGTCGCATCCCGGCAAGGAAGTGAGCCCATGA
- a CDS encoding arsenic transporter → MLLALLIFIATIVLVIWQPKGLGVGWSAMLGAALALLTGVVELGQIPTVWGFVWNATFTFVAVIIISLVLDEAGFFEWAALHVARCGKGNGRRLFVYLVLLGAAVAALFANDGAALILTPIVIAMLLALRFTPAATLAFVMAAGFIADTASLPLVVSNLVNIVSADYFDIGFAEYASVMFPVNLVSVAATLAVLLWFFRRDIPVNYDVTGLKDPRSAIVDRTTFNAGWAVLGLLLVGFFVLERLGVPISAVAGAGALVLLGVAAHGHVISTRKVVREAPWQIVVFSLGMYLVVYGLRNEGLTDHLAGLLDWFAGHGLWAATFGTGLLTAFLSSVMNNMPTVLVGALSIDASQADGAVREAMIYANVIGSDLGPKFTPIGSLATLLWLHVLARKDIRITWGYYFRVGVVLTLPVLLATLAALVIRLSLA, encoded by the coding sequence ATGCTGCTTGCGCTGCTCATTTTCATCGCCACCATCGTTCTGGTCATCTGGCAGCCGAAAGGCCTCGGGGTCGGCTGGAGCGCGATGCTGGGTGCCGCATTGGCATTGCTGACCGGCGTCGTGGAGCTGGGGCAGATTCCCACGGTCTGGGGCTTCGTCTGGAACGCCACCTTCACCTTTGTCGCGGTGATCATCATCAGCCTGGTGCTGGATGAAGCCGGGTTCTTCGAGTGGGCGGCACTGCACGTGGCGCGCTGCGGCAAGGGCAACGGGCGCAGGCTGTTTGTCTACCTCGTGCTGCTCGGGGCGGCCGTCGCGGCGCTGTTCGCCAACGATGGCGCCGCGCTGATCCTGACGCCGATCGTGATCGCCATGCTGCTGGCGCTCAGGTTCACGCCGGCGGCGACGCTGGCGTTCGTGATGGCGGCCGGATTCATCGCGGATACGGCAAGCCTGCCCCTGGTCGTGTCCAACCTGGTCAACATCGTCTCGGCGGACTACTTCGACATCGGTTTCGCCGAATACGCCTCGGTCATGTTCCCGGTCAACCTGGTCTCCGTGGCCGCGACGCTTGCCGTCCTGCTGTGGTTTTTCCGCCGAGACATTCCCGTGAACTACGACGTGACCGGGCTGAAGGATCCGCGTTCGGCGATCGTCGACCGCACCACCTTCAACGCGGGCTGGGCGGTGCTGGGCCTCCTGCTGGTGGGCTTCTTCGTGCTGGAAAGGCTCGGCGTGCCCATCAGCGCCGTGGCGGGCGCCGGCGCGCTGGTGCTCCTTGGGGTGGCCGCGCACGGGCACGTGATCTCGACCCGCAAGGTCGTGCGCGAGGCGCCTTGGCAGATCGTGGTGTTCTCGCTCGGCATGTACCTGGTGGTCTATGGCCTGCGCAACGAAGGGCTGACCGACCACCTGGCCGGCCTCCTGGACTGGTTCGCCGGCCATGGCCTGTGGGCGGCGACCTTCGGGACCGGCCTGCTGACGGCCTTCCTGTCGTCGGTCATGAACAACATGCCCACGGTGCTGGTCGGTGCGCTGTCGATCGACGCAAGCCAGGCGGACGGGGCGGTGCGCGAGGCGATGATCTACGCGAACGTCATCGGCAGCGACCTGGGTCCGAAGTTCACGCCGATCGGCAGCCTGGCCACGCTGCTGTGGCTGCACGTGCTGGCACGCAAGGACATCAGGATCACCTGGGGCTATTACTTCAGGGTCGGTGTCGTCCTGACGCTGCCGGTGCTACTCGCGACGCTGGCGGCCCTCGTGATACGGCTGAGTCTTGCGTGA
- a CDS encoding metalloregulator ArsR/SmtB family transcription factor, with protein MELKNATTALAALGQPTRLSVFRLLVEAGPEGRMPGEIAEALSLPGATLSFHLKELAAAGLIQGEPRGRYICYRADFDAMNGLIEFLTRNCCGGDQSRCLPASRPSAAGTWKASKA; from the coding sequence ATGGAACTCAAGAACGCAACCACCGCCTTGGCCGCCTTGGGGCAACCCACGCGGCTGTCCGTCTTTCGCCTGCTGGTCGAGGCCGGTCCAGAGGGGCGCATGCCCGGCGAGATCGCCGAAGCGCTATCGCTGCCCGGCGCGACCTTGTCGTTCCACCTCAAGGAACTCGCCGCCGCCGGCCTGATCCAAGGCGAGCCCCGCGGCCGTTACATCTGCTACCGCGCCGACTTCGACGCCATGAACGGCCTGATCGAATTCTTGACCCGCAACTGCTGCGGTGGTGACCAGAGTCGCTGTCTCCCTGCCTCCCGCCCGTCCGCCGCGGGTACCTGGAAAGCGAGCAAGGCCTGA
- the arsH gene encoding arsenical resistance protein ArsH — MTTSDLANLAPAAVDIPAHDKLGADGATHPPRILILYGSLRPQSYSRKLALEAERLLRHFGAETRVFDPHDLPMLDSVDADHPKVQQLRAWSQWSEGQVWVSPERHGTLTAVFKNQIDWLPLEQAGMRPTQGRTLAVMQVCGGSQSFNVVNALRQLGRWMRMVTIPNQSSVPKAWQEFDDGGRMKPSPYYDRVVDVMEELVKFTLLVRDRSDYLTSRYSERKGDLAAATLAEASGAVTAPSVTVIAPAEASPASTSSTDVARPVRAACCGTTSTCS; from the coding sequence ATGACAACATCCGATCTCGCCAACCTGGCTCCAGCGGCCGTGGACATTCCTGCCCACGACAAGCTCGGCGCGGACGGGGCCACGCACCCGCCGCGGATCCTGATCCTGTACGGCTCGCTGCGCCCACAGTCCTACAGCCGCAAGCTCGCGCTGGAAGCCGAGCGTCTGCTGCGCCACTTCGGCGCGGAAACCCGGGTGTTCGATCCGCACGACCTGCCGATGCTGGACAGCGTGGACGCGGACCACCCCAAGGTGCAGCAGCTACGCGCGTGGTCGCAGTGGTCCGAGGGCCAGGTTTGGGTCAGCCCGGAGCGACACGGCACCCTGACGGCCGTGTTCAAAAACCAGATCGACTGGCTGCCGCTGGAGCAGGCAGGGATGCGTCCCACCCAGGGCCGGACCCTGGCGGTGATGCAGGTGTGCGGCGGCTCGCAGTCGTTCAACGTGGTCAATGCGTTGCGCCAACTCGGCCGCTGGATGCGCATGGTCACCATCCCCAACCAGTCCTCCGTGCCGAAGGCCTGGCAGGAGTTCGACGACGGCGGCCGGATGAAACCCTCGCCGTACTACGACCGCGTGGTCGACGTGATGGAGGAGCTGGTCAAGTTCACCCTGCTGGTGCGCGACCGCAGCGACTATCTGACCAGCCGCTACAGCGAACGCAAGGGCGACCTGGCCGCAGCCACGCTGGCCGAGGCCTCCGGGGCGGTCACCGCCCCTTCGGTTACGGTGATCGCGCCGGCAGAAGCCTCGCCGGCGAGCACATCGAGTACCGACGTCGCACGGCCTGTCCGCGCCGCCTGCTGCGGGACAACTTCCACCTGCAGCTGA
- the arsC gene encoding arsenate reductase (glutaredoxin) (This arsenate reductase requires both glutathione and glutaredoxin to convert arsenate to arsenite, after which the efflux transporter formed by ArsA and ArsB can extrude the arsenite from the cell, providing resistance.) has protein sequence MNATIYHNPNCGTSRNTLALIRHAGIEPTVIEYLRVPPTRERLIELIAAAGLSVRDALRQKGTPYAELGLDDPTLSDEQLLDAMLAEPILINRPFVETPMGTRLCRPSEVVLDLLPPVTRPFTKEDGEVVIDESGRRVH, from the coding sequence GTGAACGCCACGATCTATCACAATCCGAACTGCGGCACCTCGCGCAACACGCTGGCACTGATCCGCCACGCCGGCATCGAGCCCACGGTCATCGAGTACCTGCGGGTTCCACCCACACGCGAGCGTCTGATCGAGCTGATCGCGGCCGCGGGCTTGAGCGTGCGCGATGCGCTGCGGCAGAAAGGCACGCCGTACGCGGAGCTTGGGCTCGACGATCCGACCCTGTCGGACGAGCAACTGCTCGATGCCATGTTGGCGGAGCCGATCCTGATCAACCGGCCCTTCGTGGAAACGCCGATGGGGACGCGGCTGTGCCGACCTTCGGAGGTCGTGCTCGATCTCCTGCCGCCGGTGACCCGTCCGTTCACCAAGGAGGACGGCGAGGTCGTCATCGACGAGAGCGGGCGGCGCGTTCATTGA